In Aerococcus loyolae, a genomic segment contains:
- a CDS encoding DUF896 domain-containing protein: protein MDELLKRINELAKKQKEDGLTAEEKEEQAQLRQEYLKIFRGNFKNIMMNTKVIDPEGTDITPEKLKQAQAEHHGKGQTK from the coding sequence ATGGACGAATTACTTAAACGCATCAATGAATTAGCTAAAAAACAAAAAGAAGACGGCTTAACTGCCGAAGAAAAGGAAGAACAAGCACAACTTCGTCAAGAATACTTGAAGATCTTCCGCGGTAACTTCAAAAACATCATGATGAATACCAAAGTCATCGATCCTGAAGGTACCGACATCACCCCAGAAAAACTCAAACAAGCCCAAGCGGAACATCACGGAAAAGGACAAACAAAATAA
- the tsaB gene encoding tRNA (adenosine(37)-N6)-threonylcarbamoyltransferase complex dimerization subunit type 1 TsaB, giving the protein MRTLAIDTSTVSMSIALIEDQTTKMEITTNTKIKHSKALLPLIKQLFTTVAWEVSDLDRVIVTRGPGSYTGLRIGVTTAKSLAWTLNIPLYSVTSLEAIAANVAVEDGIICPLINARRQTVFAMAYDSDGQEVDGLTMGHYRLADWLDQLKAAYPDQSLYFISSDIDQFEELIKEHLGDQAKLLPAEKGVIHAPLLAKLEVEEEDVATFLPDYAKLAEAEERWEEKHPKEAEANRGHYVERML; this is encoded by the coding sequence ATGCGAACATTAGCTATCGATACATCAACGGTTTCTATGAGTATTGCGCTGATTGAAGATCAGACCACCAAAATGGAAATCACCACAAATACTAAAATTAAACACTCTAAAGCCCTTTTACCCTTGATTAAACAGTTGTTTACTACGGTTGCTTGGGAAGTAAGTGACCTGGACCGAGTGATTGTTACCCGAGGACCGGGTTCTTATACTGGACTTCGGATTGGGGTGACTACTGCCAAAAGCTTGGCTTGGACTTTAAATATTCCACTTTATTCAGTGACCAGTTTAGAAGCTATTGCTGCCAATGTCGCAGTGGAGGATGGCATCATTTGTCCTCTGATTAATGCTAGACGCCAAACTGTTTTTGCTATGGCTTATGATAGTGATGGGCAGGAAGTAGACGGACTAACTATGGGGCATTACCGGCTAGCAGATTGGCTGGACCAGTTAAAGGCAGCTTATCCTGACCAAAGCTTGTATTTTATCAGTTCGGACATTGACCAGTTTGAGGAACTAATAAAAGAACACTTGGGAGACCAAGCCAAGCTATTGCCGGCAGAAAAAGGGGTTATCCACGCCCCCTTACTGGCTAAGTTAGAAGTAGAGGAAGAAGATGTCGCTACTTTCTTACCAGACTATGCTAAATTAGCAGAAGCCGAAGAGCGTTGGGAGGAGAAACACCCCAAAGAAGCGGAAGCAAACCGAGGCCATTATGTGGAAAGAATGCTTTGA
- the rimI gene encoding ribosomal protein S18-alanine N-acetyltransferase, with the protein MWKECFDRWLFQLGNKITQLFADEPGQALSQQIDLDKATLTYGLDQELDLAISDSEWIDQMVALERAAYDGHQMWSKKDIYNDMLYHPSTFYLQAFKEKELLAFVGCRRDKKSIHISNLAVLPSYQSLGIGSKLLDLVKHLAPDLDRDSITLEVRLSNEGAQKFYLREGFKATGKMARYYRDNHEDALTLTWQNEAHQVAQEDEANHSLPSTGDQTDSRD; encoded by the coding sequence ATGTGGAAAGAATGCTTTGATCGTTGGCTGTTTCAGCTGGGCAATAAAATTACCCAGTTATTTGCTGATGAACCCGGCCAGGCTTTGAGTCAGCAGATCGATTTGGATAAGGCCACTTTGACCTACGGCTTAGACCAGGAGCTCGATTTAGCCATCTCCGATTCGGAGTGGATTGATCAAATGGTGGCTTTGGAGCGGGCGGCTTATGATGGGCATCAGATGTGGTCCAAGAAGGATATCTATAATGATATGCTTTACCACCCGTCAACTTTTTACCTACAAGCCTTTAAGGAAAAAGAACTGCTGGCCTTTGTTGGTTGTCGGCGGGACAAGAAATCGATTCACATTTCTAATTTAGCCGTACTACCAAGCTACCAGTCCTTAGGGATTGGGTCTAAGCTCTTAGACTTGGTCAAACACTTAGCTCCTGATTTGGACCGCGACTCGATAACTTTAGAAGTGCGTTTATCCAATGAAGGTGCCCAGAAATTCTATCTACGAGAGGGGTTTAAGGCAACGGGAAAGATGGCGCGTTATTATCGTGATAATCATGAAGATGCGCTCACTTTGACTTGGCAAAATGAAGCCCACCAGGTTGCCCAAGAAGATGAAGCAAATCATAGTCTACCATCGACCGGAGACCAAACAGATTCCCGGGATTAG
- the rimI gene encoding ribosomal protein S18-alanine N-acetyltransferase, with translation MKQIIVYHRPETKQIPGISQQVLAFYQEAFDHMPHIARDWLERGLASPRLYLFLLLDEKQAVLAAATFQLLADEGELLHFAVKSQRRRQGLGALLLAQALTHLEEQGLARCFLEVRAHNIPAQALYESQRFKCIDQRKNYYQDNHEDAKVYLWERSTSDNNIGNRIKL, from the coding sequence ATGAAGCAAATCATAGTCTACCATCGACCGGAGACCAAACAGATTCCCGGGATTAGTCAGCAGGTGCTGGCTTTTTACCAGGAGGCTTTTGACCATATGCCTCACATCGCCAGGGATTGGTTGGAACGGGGCTTAGCCAGTCCGCGTCTCTATTTATTCCTCTTGCTAGATGAAAAGCAAGCGGTCCTAGCGGCAGCCACTTTTCAATTATTGGCTGATGAAGGGGAATTACTGCATTTTGCAGTTAAGTCGCAAAGACGGCGCCAGGGTTTGGGGGCCTTGCTTTTGGCTCAGGCCCTGACTCACTTAGAAGAACAAGGCTTAGCCCGCTGTTTCTTAGAAGTCCGCGCCCACAATATCCCTGCCCAGGCCTTGTATGAGAGTCAGCGTTTTAAGTGTATTGACCAACGCAAAAACTATTATCAAGATAATCATGAAGATGCAAAAGTTTATTTATGGGAGAGATCGACCAGTGACAACAATATTGGGAATCGAATCAAGCTGTGA
- the tsaD gene encoding tRNA (adenosine(37)-N6)-threonylcarbamoyltransferase complex transferase subunit TsaD, whose product MTTILGIESSCDETGAAIVIDGKEMKCNVVATQIKSHMRFGGVVPEIASRHHVEQITQVIDYAMKEADVTWPEIDAVAVTKGPGLVGSLLIGITAAKTLAFAHDKPLIGVNHMAGHIYANNISDQMVFPLLALVVSGGHTELVYMKEDGHYQKIGDTRDDAVGEAYDKVGRILGLPYPGGKRMDEMAQEGQAIYDYPRPMINEDNFDFSYSGLKSAVINHAHNAEQKGEKLNPNDVAASFQAAAVEVLVSKTMRAIAAYPVKQLVVAGGVAANSSLRQELESHLAKEHPEVRLSYPPLSLCGDNGAMIAAAAYPQYQKGDFVGLDLDANPGLDLGDEN is encoded by the coding sequence GTGACAACAATATTGGGAATCGAATCAAGCTGTGACGAAACCGGTGCAGCAATAGTTATTGATGGCAAAGAGATGAAGTGTAATGTCGTTGCCACACAAATAAAAAGTCATATGCGTTTTGGCGGGGTAGTCCCAGAGATCGCTAGCCGCCACCATGTCGAGCAAATTACTCAGGTGATTGATTACGCCATGAAGGAAGCAGATGTGACCTGGCCAGAGATTGATGCTGTGGCGGTTACCAAGGGGCCTGGCTTAGTGGGCTCTTTACTTATTGGTATCACTGCCGCTAAAACCCTGGCCTTTGCCCATGACAAACCCTTAATCGGAGTCAACCATATGGCAGGTCATATCTACGCCAATAATATTTCTGATCAAATGGTTTTCCCTTTATTAGCCTTAGTGGTTAGTGGGGGACATACTGAACTGGTCTATATGAAAGAAGACGGCCACTATCAAAAAATCGGCGATACCCGTGATGACGCTGTGGGGGAAGCCTATGATAAGGTCGGCCGTATTTTAGGGCTTCCTTATCCTGGGGGCAAACGCATGGACGAAATGGCCCAAGAGGGTCAAGCTATTTATGACTACCCCCGCCCCATGATCAATGAGGATAATTTTGACTTTTCGTATAGTGGACTGAAATCAGCGGTTATTAACCATGCCCATAATGCGGAACAAAAAGGAGAAAAATTAAATCCCAATGATGTGGCAGCCAGCTTCCAAGCTGCGGCTGTTGAGGTTCTAGTGAGCAAAACCATGCGGGCCATCGCTGCTTACCCGGTCAAACAATTAGTGGTTGCCGGAGGTGTGGCCGCGAATTCTTCACTTAGACAGGAACTAGAAAGTCATCTAGCTAAAGAACATCCTGAAGTGCGCCTCTCCTACCCACCACTAAGTTTATGTGGGGATAATGGTGCCATGATTGCAGCGGCTGCCTATCCGCAATACCAAAAGGGCGACTTTGTTGGCTTGGATTTGGATGCTAATCCTGGTTTAGACTTAGGTGATGAAAATTAG
- a CDS encoding DUF503 domain-containing protein, whose product MVLIGLEVTFIIDQAYTLKDKRRIVKSMVERAQQREKMTAAEITDLDLVNQAVVAFGLVSNSYSKSRQRLLNYLDKIEAWYPIEVIHTEWLEA is encoded by the coding sequence ATGGTCTTAATTGGTTTAGAAGTCACTTTTATTATTGATCAGGCCTATACGCTAAAGGATAAGCGCCGGATCGTCAAAAGTATGGTGGAGCGGGCCCAACAACGTGAAAAGATGACTGCTGCTGAAATTACTGACTTAGACTTAGTCAACCAAGCGGTGGTTGCTTTTGGCCTAGTCTCTAATTCATACAGCAAGAGCCGGCAGCGCTTGCTGAACTATCTCGATAAAATTGAAGCCTGGTATCCCATTGAGGTCATTCATACCGAATGGCTTGAAGCCTAA